One genomic window of Mucilaginibacter sp. SJ includes the following:
- a CDS encoding CcmD family protein — protein sequence MKKLTLLLLLLTFCTIVFAQQGQQVEMADTLRQSGKIYVVVATISIIFVGLAIYLFTIDRRLKKVENEK from the coding sequence ATGAAGAAATTAACGCTTTTATTGCTACTGCTTACGTTTTGTACCATTGTTTTTGCGCAGCAGGGCCAGCAGGTTGAAATGGCAGATACCCTGCGCCAATCGGGGAAAATTTACGTGGTTGTAGCAACTATTTCCATAATTTTTGTTGGACTGGCCATTTACCTGTTTACTATAGATCGCAGATTAAAAAAAGTCGAAAACGAAAAGTAG
- a CDS encoding carboxypeptidase-like regulatory domain-containing protein, producing MRFYWFLLIAFICPLIVSAQTGTITGKVVRADTKSPVANASVFLNNATYGTSTAEDGTFTLVGVKPGQYQLVVTGVSIEEYSTTVLVGREPAKLSIEVNQKVLMLREVVISSSADWKKNYELFRKEFVGDTENGKECKVTNPHILNIIYHRGKQQLEASGDEFLVVENLALGYRTKFLLKNFLYDAIEHTISYSGSALFENLPGSSAQKKLWKQKREQAYYGSAQHFYRSLYKGTLKQEGFEAHDFTRQINPERPEEAVLMQKMKKYREGPRDSAMRYYNLSKMTKWYRENLAKLPYQEFEILRKTPQDGIYALSFPHFLYIVYTKREETTEFKDVYHPLDMPNYETSIMTKYSSYIAFDMNGIVVSSPSPLYEGSWSKAKLGDLLPVDYEPGD from the coding sequence ATGCGTTTTTATTGGTTTTTGCTTATCGCGTTTATATGTCCGCTCATAGTTTCGGCACAAACCGGTACTATTACAGGTAAGGTAGTGCGGGCCGATACCAAAAGCCCGGTAGCCAATGCCAGCGTGTTTTTGAATAATGCCACCTACGGTACCTCAACTGCCGAGGATGGTACTTTTACCCTGGTCGGAGTTAAACCAGGCCAATACCAGTTGGTGGTTACCGGCGTTAGCATTGAAGAATACTCCACAACGGTACTGGTTGGCCGCGAACCTGCAAAATTAAGTATCGAGGTTAATCAAAAAGTGCTGATGCTGCGCGAAGTAGTGATCAGCAGCAGTGCCGACTGGAAAAAGAATTACGAACTGTTCCGCAAGGAATTTGTTGGCGATACCGAAAACGGTAAGGAGTGTAAAGTTACCAACCCTCATATTTTAAATATTATCTACCACAGGGGAAAGCAGCAGTTGGAGGCCTCTGGCGATGAGTTTTTGGTAGTAGAGAACCTGGCCCTGGGCTACCGTACCAAATTTTTGTTGAAGAACTTTTTGTATGATGCTATTGAGCACACCATATCCTATTCCGGAAGTGCATTGTTTGAGAACCTGCCCGGTAGTTCGGCTCAAAAGAAACTCTGGAAGCAGAAACGCGAACAGGCCTATTATGGGTCGGCCCAGCATTTTTACCGCTCGCTTTATAAAGGAACGTTAAAACAAGAAGGGTTTGAAGCGCACGATTTTACAAGGCAAATTAATCCCGAACGACCGGAAGAAGCCGTGTTGATGCAGAAGATGAAAAAGTACCGTGAGGGCCCGCGCGATTCGGCAATGCGGTACTATAATCTGTCGAAGATGACCAAATGGTACCGCGAAAACCTTGCAAAACTGCCTTACCAGGAGTTTGAGATCTTGCGGAAAACACCACAGGATGGGATTTACGCGCTCTCCTTTCCGCACTTTTTATACATAGTATATACCAAACGCGAAGAGACTACCGAGTTTAAGGATGTTTATCACCCGCTGGATATGCCTAACTACGAAACCAGTATCATGACCAAATATTCAAGTTATATTGCTTTTGACATGAACGGTATCGTAGTATCGAGCCCGAGTCCGCTTTATGAGGGCTCATGGTCAAAGGCTAAGCTTGGCGATTTGCTGCCCGTGGATTATGAGCCGGGGGATTAG
- a CDS encoding heme exporter protein CcmB, translating into MKLVNETWYLLKKEVLLEWRSKYAFNGVLLYVVSTVFVCYISLNLNPGFSSSSGYPIVWNVLFWIIMLFASVNAIAKSFMQESKSRLLYYYSIASPQAIILSKTIYNILLMALLSTLALIIYKVFFPNALGDPLYYFLAVLLGSISFSTVFTMISAIASKAGNNGTLMAILSFPVIIPVILVLIKLSKSAMDGVDRSFFYGNIGVLCAINAIVIATALLLFPYLWRD; encoded by the coding sequence ATGAAACTTGTTAATGAAACCTGGTACCTGCTAAAAAAGGAAGTTTTGCTGGAGTGGCGGTCCAAATATGCTTTTAATGGCGTTTTGCTGTATGTGGTTTCAACAGTTTTTGTTTGTTATATCTCCCTCAATTTAAATCCCGGCTTTTCAAGCAGCAGCGGTTACCCCATAGTTTGGAACGTGTTGTTCTGGATCATTATGCTGTTTGCATCGGTAAATGCCATAGCCAAAAGCTTTATGCAGGAAAGTAAAAGCAGGCTGCTATATTATTACTCCATTGCCAGTCCGCAGGCAATCATCCTGTCAAAAACAATCTATAATATTTTGCTGATGGCTTTGCTGAGCACTTTGGCATTAATTATCTATAAAGTATTTTTCCCCAATGCACTTGGCGATCCGCTGTATTATTTCCTGGCGGTGTTGCTGGGAAGCATTAGCTTTTCTACGGTGTTTACCATGATCTCGGCCATCGCGTCAAAGGCCGGTAATAACGGTACACTTATGGCTATATTAAGCTTCCCGGTTATCATCCCTGTTATACTGGTGCTTATTAAATTAAGCAAAAGTGCAATGGACGGGGTAGACCGGAGTTTCTTTTACGGCAACATAGGAGTTTTGTGCGCTATCAATGCAATTGTGATAGCTACTGCTTTATTGCTTTTCCCATATCTGTGGAGGGACTGA
- a CDS encoding methylated-DNA--[protein]-cysteine S-methyltransferase → MPVAYFRTPVGIARITEEDGFIASVSIRDEEYEIAPAPTPLLQAAIDELNEYFAGTRKEFTFPIKQEGSEFQQQVWDELIQIPYGTTITYAQQSNQMNNPLAIRAIASANGRNNLWVVVPCHRVIGSNGSLTGYAGGIWRKKWLLEHEAKVMGIGQTRLEF, encoded by the coding sequence ATGCCTGTAGCTTATTTCCGCACACCAGTTGGCATTGCCCGCATTACTGAAGAAGATGGCTTTATAGCATCCGTATCCATACGCGATGAGGAATACGAGATTGCTCCTGCTCCTACCCCGCTGCTGCAAGCTGCTATTGATGAGTTAAATGAATACTTTGCCGGTACAAGGAAGGAGTTTACCTTTCCTATAAAGCAGGAAGGCAGCGAGTTTCAACAACAGGTTTGGGACGAGTTGATCCAGATCCCTTATGGAACAACCATTACTTACGCCCAGCAGTCAAACCAAATGAACAATCCGTTGGCTATAAGGGCAATAGCATCTGCCAATGGCCGTAACAACCTATGGGTTGTAGTGCCCTGCCACCGGGTAATAGGTTCAAATGGCAGCTTAACCGGCTATGCAGGCGGTATATGGCGCAAAAAATGGCTGCTTGAGCATGAGGCAAAGGTAATGGGCATTGGGCAAACCAGGCTTGAGTTTTAA
- a CDS encoding hybrid sensor histidine kinase/response regulator — MTPVNILIVDDREENIIALEALLKRDDIKIFSTTSPNEALKIAWETNIAIALVDVQMPEMDGFELVEMLKSNPRTKDILVIFVTAISKEAKYAVKGLGTGAVDYLYKPLDPYITSAKVDSFVQLARTQAEIKQKNDELQNYAIVVKNSADIITSVDAQSLRIDNINPTVEKIMGFRPDELIGKSIVDLAIDDHRPLFRKKLGEIIKDNLNYAIFEFKFETFDKRVIWVECRAAYRNKTIFINISDISPQKSYQEQLIKSKESAEYSKKVKETFLANMSHELRTPVNGIIGITSLLRKTGLTDQQVGMLDLLDTSSKSLLGVINDVLDISKIEAGKFSIIRTANNVYDIVNSVFNLLKFKADENNIEFLLDIEDEVPEYLMVDSLRLNQILMNLLSNALKFTERGYVKLKITVLQKHNDKVKLKFSVEDTGIGIPADRLNSIFDSFEQAEEDTVSKYGGTGLGLTIVKKLAELKGGELTVSSQVGRGSTFNFVCWYTIGIKPKTKVTPKTDKILPPFNNVRVLVAEDNMVNQFMLSKILKDWNVEVEMVDNGRKVIERLTNKEYDIILMDTHMPEMNGYQAAKTIRVDFEEPKRSIPIISLSAASYDHEQQEALSAGMNDVLSKPFQPYQLHEKMSRLLKVGV, encoded by the coding sequence ATGACCCCTGTTAATATTCTAATTGTTGATGACAGAGAAGAGAATATTATCGCGCTCGAAGCATTGCTTAAACGCGATGATATTAAAATTTTCTCTACTACCTCGCCAAATGAAGCCCTTAAAATTGCCTGGGAAACCAATATCGCCATTGCCTTAGTTGATGTGCAGATGCCCGAAATGGACGGATTTGAGCTGGTGGAAATGCTTAAATCAAACCCACGTACCAAAGATATCCTGGTTATTTTTGTTACTGCTATTTCAAAAGAAGCCAAGTATGCTGTTAAAGGTCTTGGAACGGGAGCTGTAGATTATCTTTACAAACCGCTCGACCCCTACATTACATCAGCCAAGGTTGATTCATTTGTGCAGCTGGCCCGTACCCAGGCCGAAATAAAACAAAAGAACGATGAGTTGCAGAATTATGCCATAGTTGTAAAAAACTCGGCCGATATTATCACATCGGTCGACGCGCAAAGTCTCCGCATTGACAATATCAACCCCACCGTCGAGAAAATAATGGGTTTCAGGCCTGATGAACTTATTGGTAAAAGTATTGTCGACCTGGCTATAGATGATCATAGGCCGCTGTTTCGTAAAAAATTGGGCGAGATCATTAAAGACAACCTGAACTATGCCATTTTTGAATTTAAGTTTGAAACCTTTGATAAAAGGGTAATTTGGGTGGAGTGCCGCGCGGCATACCGTAACAAAACCATATTTATTAATATCAGCGATATTTCTCCGCAAAAAAGTTACCAGGAGCAGCTCATCAAATCAAAAGAAAGCGCGGAGTACAGCAAAAAAGTGAAAGAAACCTTTTTGGCCAATATGAGCCATGAGCTGCGTACACCGGTTAATGGCATTATAGGTATCACTTCGCTTTTGCGTAAAACAGGCCTTACCGATCAGCAAGTGGGGATGCTTGATTTGCTTGATACCTCCTCAAAATCGTTATTGGGTGTGATCAATGATGTACTTGATATCTCAAAAATTGAGGCTGGTAAATTCAGTATTATCCGTACGGCCAATAATGTTTATGACATTGTAAACTCGGTTTTTAATCTGCTTAAGTTTAAAGCCGACGAGAATAATATTGAGTTTTTGCTGGATATTGAAGATGAAGTACCTGAATACCTCATGGTGGATTCATTACGCCTGAACCAGATATTGATGAACCTGCTGAGTAACGCCCTTAAGTTTACCGAAAGGGGTTATGTAAAGCTCAAGATTACCGTACTTCAAAAACACAATGATAAGGTAAAGCTGAAATTCAGTGTTGAGGATACGGGCATCGGGATCCCGGCCGACAGGCTTAACAGCATCTTTGATTCATTTGAACAGGCCGAAGAAGATACCGTAAGCAAATATGGTGGTACCGGGCTTGGCTTAACCATAGTGAAAAAGCTGGCCGAGCTAAAGGGAGGCGAACTTACCGTAAGCAGCCAGGTAGGCAGGGGCAGTACTTTCAACTTTGTATGCTGGTATACCATCGGTATTAAACCCAAAACTAAGGTAACTCCCAAAACTGATAAGATATTGCCGCCGTTTAATAACGTACGGGTGCTGGTAGCTGAGGATAACATGGTTAACCAGTTTATGCTCTCCAAAATATTAAAAGACTGGAATGTAGAGGTGGAGATGGTTGATAACGGCCGTAAGGTTATTGAAAGGCTTACCAATAAAGAGTACGATATTATTTTGATGGATACGCATATGCCCGAAATGAACGGTTATCAGGCGGCTAAAACCATCAGGGTTGATTTTGAGGAGCCTAAACGGAGTATTCCCATCATATCGCTTTCGGCAGCAAGTTATGACCATGAGCAGCAGGAGGCATTATCGGCAGGGATGAACGATGTGCTTTCAAAGCCGTTTCAGCCATACCAACTGCATGAAAAAATGTCGAGGTTATTGAAGGTGGGCGTTTAA
- a CDS encoding chemotaxis protein CheB, whose protein sequence is MGPDKKLLERWHAAQIVLFGGSAGSFKILFRIIKDLPEKLGKTVILIIHRKKNFFSEIEKLFAENSRMYMREIEDKDILKTDTMYIAPANYHTLIERGGYFSLDVSEPVWYSKPSIDVTFESAAEVYGDRCMAILLSGANQDGAEGLLKLKKSGSLTIAQEPGDAEMAEMPKAAINLGAADYVLTQDEIFKLLLS, encoded by the coding sequence TTGGGACCTGATAAAAAGTTACTGGAAAGATGGCATGCCGCCCAGATCGTGTTATTTGGCGGATCGGCAGGCTCGTTCAAAATTTTATTCCGGATCATAAAAGATCTTCCCGAAAAACTGGGGAAAACCGTAATTCTTATCATACACAGGAAAAAAAATTTTTTCAGCGAAATAGAAAAACTATTTGCCGAGAACAGTCGTATGTACATGCGCGAAATTGAGGACAAGGATATTCTTAAAACGGATACTATGTATATTGCCCCGGCAAACTATCATACCTTAATTGAACGCGGCGGTTATTTTAGCCTGGATGTTTCGGAACCGGTATGGTATTCAAAACCATCAATTGATGTTACTTTTGAAAGCGCCGCCGAGGTTTATGGCGACAGGTGCATGGCGATATTGTTGTCGGGAGCTAATCAGGATGGCGCCGAAGGCTTATTAAAATTAAAGAAAAGCGGCAGCCTTACCATAGCGCAGGAGCCCGGCGACGCGGAAATGGCCGAAATGCCAAAGGCAGCTATAAATTTAGGTGCTGCCGATTATGTTTTAACACAGGATGAGATTTTTAAACTTTTACTTTCATAA
- a CDS encoding CheR family methyltransferase: protein MDTEQGIISHAQVHELIDIVRKVHGFDFSGYTKASLKRRLTRIMLLNKFEFYDLKHVLINDADFFQNFLEEITVNVTEMFRDPSFYRAVNTQVVPYLSTYQHIKIWSAGCSTGEEVYSMGILLNEAGLGKKSFIYGTDINTEVLKEARKGIYSLRNIKSYAENYQYTDLKGSITDHFTILYDAASIHNELKQNTLFSVHNLISDTVFNEFQMISCRNVFIYFETYLQERILDLFYKSLCPLGYLCLGSKETIRSDSFKSKFKVINQKENIYQKVGT from the coding sequence ATGGATACAGAGCAGGGAATTATATCACATGCGCAGGTTCATGAGCTTATTGATATTGTAAGAAAGGTTCATGGGTTTGATTTTTCGGGTTATACCAAAGCTTCATTAAAACGAAGGTTGACCCGTATTATGCTGCTTAACAAGTTTGAGTTTTATGACCTTAAACATGTGCTTATTAATGACGCGGATTTTTTTCAGAATTTCCTGGAAGAAATTACGGTTAACGTAACCGAGATGTTCCGCGATCCTTCGTTCTATCGTGCGGTTAACACACAGGTTGTTCCATATCTTTCAACTTATCAGCACATCAAAATCTGGAGTGCAGGCTGCTCTACGGGTGAAGAAGTTTACTCTATGGGCATATTGCTGAACGAGGCAGGTTTGGGCAAAAAGTCGTTCATATACGGTACGGATATCAATACCGAGGTTTTAAAGGAGGCCCGTAAAGGGATCTACAGCTTGCGTAATATAAAAAGTTACGCGGAAAATTATCAATATACTGATCTAAAAGGGTCAATTACAGATCATTTTACTATTTTGTACGATGCCGCGTCGATACACAATGAGTTAAAACAAAATACGCTGTTTTCGGTGCATAATTTAATATCTGATACTGTATTTAATGAGTTTCAGATGATAAGTTGCCGGAATGTTTTTATTTATTTTGAAACTTACCTGCAGGAACGGATCCTTGACCTGTTTTATAAAAGTCTTTGCCCGCTGGGTTATTTATGCCTGGGCAGTAAAGAAACCATCCGGTCAGATTCGTTTAAGAGTAAGTTTAAGGTGATCAACCAGAAAGAAAACATTTACCAAAAAGTTGGGACCTGA
- a CDS encoding response regulator, with translation MLKFSFRQQVLAGFVVSIILVFVVGILSFNSLRQFEEDNTWVDHTQKVIHTSTNLLQELIDAETGMRGYGATNNKSFLDPYNASLPKIADDLSSLKDMVKDNPVQFKRVDSINKLVKEQLLILKTNVEARGNLGLDYMLQHNMFLNGKENMDHIRMLVSHMTNTEQRLLADRKEDSREASTLVKIVIACGSLIFLIIILVLFFYIQKTFDQQKKIEDDIRVANIELGKVIADNEAKNWLLTGTGQLNEKMQGQQVEKELSNNILTEVCTYTNAAAGTFYLYNEASNRLELYASFAFHNPDFVKKSVQMTEGWLGQVAKDGKAAVVKGKLNDKLELSSSVLKTELAESIIIPFFFDKKLKGVMEVAFNEGISKNKSEYILAIANDIGIAVNTSQARTIMHDLYEETQQQAEELEAQQEELRVTNEELVQKTEELQASEEELRVQQEELRTTNAELEEKASLLEEKNQAIEQARQAINLKVEELETTGKYKSEFLANMSHELRTPLNSILVLARILKDNKPANLSEDQIKYASVIFNAGNDLLTLINDILDLSKIESGKLDMQNEDIRVSDIVGDMEMLFAEVASNKKINYTTSIDRQLPQTIFTDKVRIEQVIKNLLSNAFKFTSENGSVAINVKPGVKDKTISFAIKDSGIGISADKQKVIFEAFQQADGSTSRKYGGTGLGLSISRELAFLLGGSITLSSEPGIGSEFVLTVPYEAKLTPAALIEEVLPTAETFKPVTEFLSPVKAAPRDPGKEPLVVIVEDDKNFASILQDYARDHGYKSIMVYEGTRAVEIVKEAKPDAVILDIMLPGKDGWQILKELKNDEDTMHIPVHLMSAGDAAANRVRREGAINFMKKPINTETLDKLFADIMVQSGTRFKQILLVEDHKAQSQALKDLMQGQGITVDQAFDGESAFRLLHENEYQCVILDLNLPDISGLDLLDKIKEVDRFASLPVIINTAMELDKLSVNRLMQYANAMVVKTNKSSDRLIDEVNLFLNKISETAIAPAQQAPSSPKPKILTKGKDAIKGKKVLIVDDDMRNIFALSSALQSYDLNVEIANDGEEAIAKLEDIKDIDIVLMDIMMPKMDGYEATRHIRKQNKWAKLPVIALTAKAMKDDREKCIAAGANDYITKPVDMDRLISLMQLWLES, from the coding sequence ATGTTAAAATTTTCTTTTCGCCAGCAGGTTTTAGCGGGCTTTGTGGTATCAATCATCCTTGTTTTCGTGGTGGGCATTTTGTCTTTTAACAGTTTGCGTCAATTTGAGGAGGATAATACCTGGGTTGATCATACTCAAAAGGTTATTCATACATCTACCAATTTATTGCAGGAGCTGATAGATGCCGAAACAGGTATGCGGGGTTATGGCGCTACCAACAATAAATCATTTCTTGATCCTTACAATGCTTCTTTGCCTAAAATAGCCGACGATCTTAGCTCTTTGAAGGACATGGTTAAGGATAATCCGGTACAGTTTAAGCGTGTCGATTCGATAAATAAGCTGGTGAAAGAGCAATTGCTGATACTCAAAACAAATGTTGAAGCACGCGGAAACCTGGGGCTTGATTACATGCTGCAGCACAACATGTTTTTAAATGGTAAGGAAAATATGGATCATATCCGTATGCTCGTTAGCCATATGACTAACACCGAACAGCGCCTGCTTGCCGACAGAAAAGAAGACTCACGTGAGGCATCAACGCTTGTTAAGATCGTGATTGCCTGTGGTTCATTGATATTCCTGATTATCATCCTGGTGCTGTTCTTCTACATTCAAAAAACCTTTGACCAGCAAAAGAAAATTGAGGATGACATCAGGGTTGCTAATATCGAACTTGGCAAAGTAATTGCCGATAACGAAGCCAAAAACTGGCTGCTTACCGGAACCGGGCAACTGAATGAAAAAATGCAGGGCCAACAGGTCGAAAAAGAATTATCCAATAATATATTAACTGAAGTTTGTACCTATACCAATGCCGCGGCAGGTACATTTTACCTGTATAACGAAGCAAGCAACAGGCTTGAATTGTATGCTTCATTCGCGTTCCACAATCCTGATTTTGTTAAAAAGTCGGTGCAAATGACCGAGGGCTGGCTTGGCCAGGTAGCCAAAGATGGCAAAGCGGCGGTTGTAAAAGGTAAACTGAACGATAAGCTTGAGCTTTCATCATCAGTATTAAAAACTGAACTGGCCGAATCAATTATCATACCTTTCTTTTTTGATAAAAAGCTAAAAGGCGTAATGGAGGTTGCTTTTAATGAAGGGATCTCGAAAAATAAATCGGAATACATTTTGGCTATCGCCAATGATATAGGTATAGCGGTTAATACTTCGCAGGCACGTACTATTATGCACGACCTGTACGAGGAAACCCAGCAGCAGGCCGAAGAGCTGGAAGCACAACAGGAAGAACTGCGTGTTACCAATGAGGAGCTTGTTCAAAAAACTGAAGAGCTGCAGGCCTCAGAAGAAGAACTTAGGGTACAGCAGGAAGAACTGCGTACCACCAATGCCGAACTGGAAGAAAAAGCCAGTTTGCTTGAAGAAAAAAACCAGGCCATTGAACAGGCCCGCCAGGCTATCAACCTTAAGGTTGAAGAACTGGAAACTACGGGTAAATACAAATCGGAGTTTTTGGCCAACATGAGCCATGAACTGCGCACACCGCTTAACAGTATCCTGGTATTGGCGCGGATCCTTAAAGACAACAAGCCTGCCAACCTTTCTGAAGACCAGATCAAATATGCCAGCGTTATTTTCAACGCCGGTAATGACCTGCTTACTTTGATCAATGATATCCTCGACCTTTCAAAAATTGAATCGGGCAAGCTGGATATGCAAAATGAAGATATTAGGGTGAGTGATATTGTTGGCGATATGGAAATGCTGTTTGCCGAAGTAGCCAGCAACAAAAAAATTAATTACACAACAAGTATAGACCGACAGCTGCCGCAAACCATATTTACCGATAAGGTACGTATAGAGCAGGTTATCAAAAACCTGTTAAGTAACGCGTTTAAGTTTACTTCTGAAAATGGCTCTGTTGCTATCAATGTAAAACCGGGCGTTAAAGATAAAACCATCAGCTTTGCTATCAAAGATTCGGGTATCGGGATCTCTGCGGATAAGCAAAAAGTAATATTTGAGGCATTTCAGCAGGCCGATGGTTCAACAAGCCGTAAATATGGCGGTACCGGTTTAGGTTTATCTATAAGCCGCGAGCTTGCTTTCCTCTTGGGCGGTAGCATAACCCTGAGCAGTGAGCCGGGCATAGGCAGCGAATTTGTACTTACCGTGCCTTATGAAGCTAAATTAACGCCCGCCGCCTTAATTGAAGAGGTATTGCCAACTGCCGAAACTTTTAAGCCTGTAACAGAGTTCCTGAGCCCGGTTAAAGCGGCCCCGCGTGACCCCGGTAAAGAGCCTTTGGTTGTAATTGTTGAGGATGATAAAAACTTTGCAAGCATATTGCAGGATTATGCCCGCGATCATGGTTATAAATCAATCATGGTGTATGAGGGTACCCGGGCGGTTGAAATTGTTAAGGAAGCCAAACCCGATGCCGTGATCCTGGATATTATGCTGCCTGGTAAAGATGGCTGGCAGATTTTGAAGGAGTTAAAGAATGATGAAGATACGATGCATATCCCGGTTCACCTGATGTCGGCCGGGGATGCTGCCGCAAACCGTGTGCGAAGGGAAGGTGCTATCAACTTCATGAAAAAGCCTATCAATACCGAAACGCTGGATAAGCTTTTTGCCGATATCATGGTGCAAAGCGGCACCAGGTTTAAACAGATCCTGCTGGTTGAAGATCACAAAGCCCAAAGCCAGGCCTTGAAAGACCTGATGCAGGGCCAGGGCATAACGGTAGATCAGGCTTTTGACGGCGAATCGGCATTCAGATTGCTGCATGAAAACGAGTACCAGTGTGTAATTCTTGACCTTAACCTGCCTGATATTTCGGGCTTGGATTTGCTGGATAAGATCAAAGAGGTTGACCGCTTTGCTTCATTGCCGGTTATTATCAATACCGCAATGGAGCTTGATAAACTATCGGTAAACAGGTTGATGCAGTATGCCAACGCTATGGTGGTTAAAACCAATAAATCATCCGACAGGCTGATTGATGAGGTTAACCTGTTCCTGAACAAGATCAGTGAAACGGCGATTGCCCCGGCACAACAAGCGCCATCATCGCCCAAACCTAAAATACTAACTAAAGGCAAAGATGCTATTAAGGGCAAAAAAGTGCTCATAGTTGATGATGATATGCGCAATATTTTTGCGCTGAGCAGCGCCCTGCAAAGCTATGACCTCAATGTAGAGATAGCTAATGACGGTGAAGAAGCCATAGCCAAACTTGAGGATATAAAGGATATTGACATAGTGCTTATGGACATCATGATGCCAAAAATGGATGGCTATGAGGCTACCAGGCATATCCGTAAGCAAAACAAATGGGCTAAATTACCCGTAATAGCATTAACTGCAAAAGCAATGAAAGACGACCGCGAAAAATGTATAGCGGCCGGCGCCAATGATTATATCACCAAGCCCGTTGATATGGACAGGCTGATATCGCTGATGCAGCTTTGGCTTGAAAGTTAG
- the gldC gene encoding gliding motility protein GldC yields MKTAEIKLTVTLDDNNVPEHILWESTDSTNKEALPVKSMMLALWDQSYKNTLRIDLWTKDMPVDEMKRFFYETLQTMGDSFLRATGEKNIVEDLRDYCAHFADKMEITQK; encoded by the coding sequence ATGAAAACCGCTGAAATAAAGCTTACCGTTACGCTTGATGATAATAATGTTCCGGAACATATCCTTTGGGAATCAACCGACTCAACCAACAAAGAAGCGTTGCCTGTAAAATCAATGATGCTTGCCCTTTGGGACCAAAGCTATAAAAACACCCTGCGCATTGACCTTTGGACAAAAGATATGCCTGTTGACGAGATGAAACGCTTTTTTTATGAAACCCTGCAAACCATGGGCGACAGCTTTTTACGTGCAACCGGCGAGAAAAATATTGTTGAAGACCTGCGCGATTATTGTGCCCACTTTGCTGATAAAATGGAAATAACACAAAAATAA